From a region of the Enterobacter cancerogenus genome:
- the ompA gene encoding porin OmpA, producing MKKTAIAIAVALAGFATVAQAAPKDNTWYAGGKLGWSQFHDTGWYNSSLNNDGPTHESQLGAGAFGGYQVNPYVGFEMGYDWLGRMPYKGDNVNGAFKAQGVQLTAKLGYPVTDDLDVYTRLGGMVWRADSSNSIAGDDHDTGVSPVFAGGVEWAMTRDIATRLEYQWVNNIGDGATVGVRPDNGMLSVGVSYRFGQQEDAPVVAPAPAPAPEVQTKHFTLKSDVLFNFNKATLKPEGQQALDQLYTQLSNLDPKDGSVVVLGFTDRIGSDAYNQGLSEKRAQSVVDYLVSKGIPANKISPRGMGESNPVTGNTCDNVKPRAALIDCLAPDRRVEIEVKGIKDVVTQPAA from the coding sequence ATGAAAAAGACAGCTATCGCGATTGCAGTGGCACTGGCTGGCTTCGCTACCGTAGCGCAGGCCGCTCCGAAAGATAATACCTGGTATGCAGGTGGTAAACTGGGCTGGTCTCAGTTCCATGACACCGGCTGGTACAACAGCAGCCTGAACAACGATGGCCCAACTCACGAGAGCCAGCTGGGTGCAGGCGCGTTCGGTGGCTATCAGGTTAACCCGTATGTTGGTTTTGAAATGGGTTACGACTGGTTAGGTCGTATGCCATACAAAGGCGACAACGTAAATGGCGCTTTCAAAGCTCAAGGCGTTCAGCTGACCGCTAAACTGGGTTACCCAGTAACTGACGATCTGGACGTGTACACCCGTCTGGGCGGCATGGTATGGCGTGCAGACTCCAGCAACAGCATCGCTGGCGACGACCATGACACTGGCGTTTCCCCAGTATTCGCTGGTGGCGTTGAGTGGGCTATGACCCGTGACATCGCTACCCGTCTGGAATACCAGTGGGTTAACAACATCGGCGACGGTGCTACCGTTGGCGTTCGTCCAGACAACGGCATGCTGAGCGTTGGTGTTTCTTACCGTTTCGGTCAGCAGGAAGATGCGCCAGTCGTAGCTCCAGCACCGGCTCCAGCGCCAGAAGTACAGACCAAGCACTTCACTCTGAAGTCTGACGTTCTGTTCAACTTCAACAAAGCTACCCTGAAACCAGAAGGTCAGCAGGCACTGGATCAGCTGTACACCCAGCTGAGCAACCTGGATCCTAAAGACGGTTCTGTAGTGGTTCTGGGCTTCACCGACCGTATCGGTTCTGACGCTTACAACCAGGGTCTGTCCGAGAAACGTGCACAGTCTGTAGTTGATTACCTGGTATCTAAAGGTATCCCAGCTAACAAGATCTCCCCACGTGGTATGGGCGAATCTAACCCAGTGACTGGCAACACCTGTGACAACGTGAAACCTCGCGCTGCACTGATCGACTGCCTGGCTCCAGATCGTCGCGTAGAGATCGAAGTTAAAGGCATCAAAGACGTTGTAACTCAGCCAGCGGCATAA
- the matP gene encoding macrodomain Ter protein MatP: protein MKYQQLENLESGWKWKYLVKKHREGELITCYLEASAAQDAVDILLTLENEPVLVNGWIEKHINPALLNRMKQTIRARRKRHFNAEHQHTRKKSIDLEFMVWQRLAGLAQRRGKTLSETVVQLIEDAEHKEKYASQMSTLKNDLQALLGKK, encoded by the coding sequence ATGAAATATCAACAACTGGAAAACCTCGAAAGCGGCTGGAAATGGAAGTACCTGGTCAAAAAGCACCGTGAGGGCGAGTTGATCACCTGCTACCTCGAAGCCAGCGCGGCGCAAGACGCCGTAGATATTTTGCTGACCCTCGAAAACGAACCGGTATTGGTTAACGGCTGGATTGAAAAGCATATCAACCCGGCACTGTTGAACCGGATGAAACAGACGATTCGGGCGCGTCGCAAGCGGCATTTTAATGCCGAGCATCAGCACACCCGTAAAAAATCAATCGATCTGGAGTTTATGGTCTGGCAACGGCTGGCGGGGCTTGCGCAACGGCGCGGGAAAACCCTGTCGGAAACGGTGGTGCAGCTGATTGAAGATGCGGAACATAAAGAAAAGTATGCCAGTCAGATGTCGACGCTGAAAAACGATCTGCAGGCCCTGCTGGGCAAAAAATAG
- a CDS encoding AAA family ATPase codes for MTITKLAWRDLVPDTESYQELFAQPDLTKENEFILSDTQPRLHYALEQVLSPWATSPFMLLKAPEEAEYLTLLGDAMRQLRSETNDVFGGHYRIAGQHITFTPADEADGLFASKGDVITANWAEAEQLFGCLRQFNGELTLQPGLVHRANGGVLIISLRTLLSQPLLWMRLKTIVTQQRFDWVSYDESRPLPVAVPSMPLSLTVVLTGDRESLADFQEMEPELAEQAIYSEFEDTLQITDADDMAQWCQWVMGLAQRASLPTPAPDAWPGLIREAVRYTGDQETLPLSPLWIARQLREVGVISGDAAFSGEQLSQMLAQREWREGYLAERMQDEILLEQILVETEGERIGQINALSVIEFPGHPRAFGEPSRISCVVHVGDGEFTDIERKAELGGNIHAKGMMIMQAFLMSELQLEQQIPFSASLTFEQSYSEVDGDSASMAELCALISALAEVPINQNIAITGSVDQFGRAQPVGGLNEKIEGFFSICQQRGLNGKQGVIIPAPNARHLSLSQALLEAVEQEQFAIWAIEGIEDALPLLTNLNWDGEGQTTLMQTIQERIAQATQQDARHRYPWPLRWLSWFSPN; via the coding sequence TTGACCATTACGAAACTTGCATGGCGTGACCTGGTTCCCGATACCGAGAGCTATCAGGAGCTGTTTGCACAGCCAGACCTCACAAAAGAAAACGAATTCATACTTAGCGATACACAACCGCGTTTGCATTATGCGCTGGAGCAGGTGTTAAGCCCGTGGGCGACATCTCCTTTCATGCTGCTCAAAGCCCCGGAAGAAGCCGAGTATTTGACGCTTCTGGGTGATGCCATGCGCCAGTTGCGGTCAGAAACGAACGACGTCTTTGGCGGCCACTATCGTATCGCAGGGCAACATATCACCTTTACACCCGCTGACGAGGCGGATGGGCTTTTTGCGTCGAAAGGGGATGTCATTACCGCCAACTGGGCAGAAGCAGAACAGCTCTTTGGCTGCCTCCGTCAGTTTAACGGCGAGCTGACGCTGCAGCCTGGGCTGGTGCACCGCGCAAATGGCGGCGTGTTGATTATCTCGCTGCGCACCCTCCTCTCTCAGCCGCTGCTGTGGATGCGCCTGAAAACGATCGTGACCCAGCAACGCTTCGACTGGGTGAGTTACGATGAATCGCGCCCTCTTCCCGTCGCAGTACCGTCGATGCCGCTGTCCCTTACCGTGGTGTTGACCGGCGATCGTGAATCTCTGGCCGATTTCCAGGAAATGGAGCCAGAGCTGGCCGAGCAGGCTATTTACAGCGAATTTGAAGATACGCTCCAGATAACCGATGCGGATGATATGGCGCAATGGTGCCAGTGGGTGATGGGCCTGGCGCAGCGTGCTTCGCTGCCAACGCCTGCTCCGGATGCCTGGCCCGGTCTCATCCGGGAAGCCGTACGCTACACCGGCGATCAGGAAACCCTGCCGCTCTCTCCGCTGTGGATCGCCAGACAGCTGCGCGAAGTGGGCGTGATAAGCGGTGACGCGGCCTTCAGCGGCGAGCAACTTTCCCAGATGCTTGCGCAGCGTGAATGGCGCGAAGGGTATCTGGCCGAGCGCATGCAGGATGAGATCCTGCTGGAGCAGATCCTCGTCGAAACCGAAGGCGAGCGTATTGGGCAGATTAACGCCCTCTCCGTGATTGAGTTCCCGGGGCACCCGCGCGCGTTTGGCGAACCTTCCCGTATCAGCTGCGTTGTTCACGTTGGTGACGGTGAGTTTACCGACATTGAGCGTAAAGCAGAGCTGGGCGGGAATATTCACGCCAAAGGCATGATGATCATGCAGGCGTTCCTGATGTCGGAACTGCAGCTTGAGCAGCAGATCCCCTTCTCGGCCTCACTGACCTTTGAGCAATCCTACAGTGAAGTAGACGGTGACAGCGCTTCGATGGCGGAGCTGTGTGCGTTAATCAGCGCCCTGGCAGAAGTGCCCATTAACCAGAATATTGCGATTACGGGTTCAGTCGATCAGTTTGGTCGCGCCCAGCCGGTTGGCGGCCTGAACGAGAAAATCGAAGGCTTCTTCTCCATCTGCCAGCAGCGCGGCCTGAACGGCAAACAGGGTGTGATCATTCCTGCGCCGAACGCTCGCCATCTGAGCCTTAGCCAGGCGTTGCTCGAGGCCGTAGAACAGGAGCAATTCGCCATCTGGGCCATCGAAGGCATCGAGGATGCACTACCCTTACTGACAAACCTGAACTGGGATGGTGAAGGCCAGACAACCCTCATGCAGACCATTCAGGAACGCATCGCTCAGGCGACACAACAGGATGCACGCCATCGTTATCCATGGCCGTTACGCTGGTTAAGCTGGTTTAGTCCGAACTGA
- the fabA gene encoding 3-hydroxyacyl-[acyl-carrier-protein] dehydratase FabA: MVDKRESYTKEDLLASGRGELFGANGPQLPAPSMLMMDRVVKMTETGGNFDKGYVEAELDINPDLWFFGCHFIGDPVMPGCLGLDAMWQLVGFYLGWLGGEGKGRALGVGEVKFTGQVLPTAKKVTYRIHFKRIVNRRLIMGLADGEVLVDGRLIYSASDLKVGLFQDTSAF, from the coding sequence ATGGTAGATAAACGCGAATCCTATACAAAAGAAGACCTTCTTGCCTCTGGTCGTGGTGAACTGTTTGGCGCTAACGGCCCGCAGTTACCGGCCCCAAGCATGCTGATGATGGATCGTGTCGTGAAAATGACCGAAACCGGCGGCAACTTTGATAAAGGTTATGTTGAAGCGGAACTCGATATCAACCCGGACCTGTGGTTCTTCGGTTGCCACTTTATTGGTGATCCGGTAATGCCTGGCTGCCTGGGCCTGGACGCTATGTGGCAGCTGGTTGGCTTCTACCTGGGTTGGCTGGGTGGCGAAGGTAAAGGCCGCGCGCTGGGCGTGGGCGAAGTGAAATTCACCGGCCAGGTTCTGCCTACTGCGAAGAAAGTGACTTACCGTATTCACTTCAAACGTATTGTTAACCGTCGCCTGATCATGGGCCTGGCGGATGGCGAAGTGCTGGTAGACGGTCGTCTGATCTACTCCGCGAGCGATCTTAAAGTGGGTCTGTTCCAGGACACCTCCGCGTTCTGA
- the rmf gene encoding ribosome modulation factor gives MKRQKRDRLERAHQRGYQAGIAGRSKEMCPYQTLNQRSQWLGGWREAIGDRAVLA, from the coding sequence ATGAAGAGACAGAAACGAGATCGCCTGGAAAGGGCTCATCAACGTGGTTATCAGGCTGGCATCGCCGGACGTTCAAAAGAAATGTGTCCCTATCAAACCTTAAATCAGAGGTCGCAATGGTTAGGGGGCTGGCGAGAAGCCATCGGAGACAGGGCAGTACTTGCTTGA
- the pqiC gene encoding membrane integrity-associated transporter subunit PqiC, giving the protein MKKWLVIVGALVLTACSSGSENKSYYQLPLNVQSGAQSSASQGNRLLWVEQVAVPDYLAGNGVVYQTSDVQYVIANNNLWASPLDQQLRNTLVANLSSQLPGWIVASQPLGSDQDTLNVTVTGFHGRYDGAVVISGEWLLNHQGQLIKRPFHLEMKQQKDGYDEMVKVLAQGWAQESANIAREIARLP; this is encoded by the coding sequence ATGAAAAAATGGCTGGTAATTGTCGGAGCGCTGGTATTAACGGCCTGTAGCTCGGGGAGTGAAAATAAAAGTTACTATCAGCTGCCGTTGAACGTCCAGTCGGGCGCGCAAAGCAGCGCTTCGCAGGGTAACCGTCTGCTGTGGGTAGAACAGGTAGCGGTTCCGGATTATCTGGCGGGTAACGGCGTGGTGTACCAGACCAGCGATGTCCAGTACGTGATTGCCAACAATAATCTGTGGGCCAGCCCGCTGGATCAGCAGTTGCGTAACACGCTGGTGGCGAATCTGAGCAGCCAGCTTCCCGGGTGGATTGTCGCGTCTCAGCCGCTGGGAAGCGATCAGGATACGCTGAACGTCACGGTAACGGGCTTCCATGGCCGCTATGACGGTGCCGTGGTGATCAGTGGCGAATGGCTGCTGAATCACCAGGGACAGCTGATTAAACGCCCGTTCCATCTGGAAATGAAGCAGCAAAAAGATGGTTATGACGAGATGGTGAAAGTGCTGGCCCAGGGCTGGGCACAGGAATCGGCGAATATCGCGCGTGAGATCGCCCGGCTTCCATAA